One window from the genome of Enterococcus haemoperoxidus ATCC BAA-382 encodes:
- the galT gene encoding UDP-glucose--hexose-1-phosphate uridylyltransferase: protein MSISQTITDFVTLAIQAGGWMELDRLYLQNRVLAMIGEESLESISPTVVKKTSLELLDELVAQAVANGTVKEEAMDLEIFEAQLMDFLTPPPSVVNALFAQHYEKDPADATDYFFKLSQENDYIKTRAIAKNIVFPAETEYGQLEITINLSRPEKDPKQIAAERQAAQVDYPKCVLCMENEGYKGRTNYPARTNHRIIRMNLDGESWGFQYSPYAYYNEHSIILSEEHCPMVISKETFRRLIRIVEVLPHYFVGSNADLPIVGGSILTHDHYQAGRHVFPMEKAEIEQYFELSDFPLMNAGIVKWPMSVIRLQSPNSEDLVEAASLILEKWRNYSDEDVSIRAFSEDGTPHHTITPIARRKGQLFELDLVLRDNNVSTEYPDGIFHPHKAVQHIKKENIGLIEVMGLAVLPPRLGSELEEVEKYVLEKENQIADYHKKWADQMKEIYSFNKKNAKELIQKEVGQIFAQVLADAGVYKRTPEGQAAFKRFIDSL, encoded by the coding sequence GTGTCTATTAGTCAAACTATTACTGATTTTGTAACCTTAGCGATTCAAGCTGGTGGTTGGATGGAGTTGGATCGTCTTTATTTACAAAATCGTGTACTTGCAATGATCGGTGAAGAATCATTAGAGTCCATTTCTCCAACAGTCGTAAAAAAGACATCCTTAGAATTGTTGGATGAATTAGTGGCTCAAGCAGTAGCAAATGGTACGGTTAAAGAAGAAGCAATGGATTTAGAGATTTTTGAAGCACAGTTGATGGATTTTCTCACACCTCCACCTTCAGTGGTGAACGCTCTTTTTGCGCAACATTATGAAAAAGATCCAGCTGATGCGACTGATTATTTCTTTAAATTAAGTCAAGAAAATGATTACATCAAAACTCGAGCAATTGCTAAAAATATTGTTTTCCCAGCAGAAACAGAATATGGCCAGCTTGAGATTACGATCAATTTATCAAGACCCGAAAAAGATCCTAAACAAATTGCTGCTGAACGTCAAGCAGCACAGGTGGATTATCCTAAATGTGTCTTGTGCATGGAAAACGAAGGCTACAAAGGACGTACTAATTATCCAGCTAGGACCAATCACCGAATTATTCGGATGAACTTAGATGGAGAGAGCTGGGGCTTTCAGTATTCACCATATGCTTACTACAATGAACACTCGATTATTTTGTCTGAAGAACATTGTCCAATGGTTATTTCAAAAGAAACATTTCGTCGCTTGATTAGAATTGTTGAAGTATTACCTCACTATTTTGTTGGTTCTAATGCGGATCTACCAATTGTAGGTGGTTCGATTTTAACCCATGATCATTATCAAGCTGGACGACATGTTTTCCCAATGGAGAAAGCAGAAATCGAACAATATTTTGAGTTGAGCGATTTTCCTCTAATGAATGCAGGAATTGTCAAGTGGCCAATGTCTGTGATTCGTTTGCAAAGCCCAAATTCAGAAGACCTCGTTGAAGCGGCATCGTTGATTCTAGAAAAGTGGCGTAATTATTCTGATGAAGACGTATCAATTCGAGCTTTTTCAGAAGATGGAACTCCTCATCATACTATTACGCCGATTGCTCGTCGCAAAGGACAGTTATTTGAACTGGATTTAGTTTTACGTGATAACAATGTCTCTACAGAATACCCAGACGGAATTTTTCATCCTCATAAAGCAGTTCAGCATATTAAAAAGGAAAATATTGGTTTGATCGAAGTGATGGGCTTAGCAGTATTGCCCCCACGACTAGGTAGTGAATTGGAAGAAGTAGAAAAATATGTTTTAGAAAAAGAAAATCAGATTGCAGATTACCATAAAAAATGGGCAGATCAGATGAAAGAAATCTATTCTTTTAATAAAAAAAATGCAAAAGAACTTATTCAAAAGGAAGTAGGACAAATTTTTGCTCAAGTTTTAGCTGATGCTGGGGTTTATAAGCGAACACCAGAAGGACAAGCAGCCTTTAAACGATTTATTGACAGTTTATAA
- the galE gene encoding UDP-glucose 4-epimerase GalE translates to MSILVLGGAGYIGSHAVDQLVNKGYEVIVVDNLQTGHKQSIHKKAQFYQGDIRDKVFMQDVFKNEKIDGVIHFSASSLVGESVEKPLMYFNNNVYGTQILLEVMEEFGVKHIVFSSTAATYGEPKEMPIVETMPTNPENPYGESKLMMEKMMKWCDEAYGMRYVALRYFNVAGAKSDASIGEDHDPETHLIPIILQTALGQRAYLGIYGDDYDTPDGTCIRDYVYIEDLIAAHIAALEYLQKGNESNIFNLGSNTGYSVKEMLEAAREVTGKEIPAKVLPRRLGDPSKLVASSEKAKTILGWQPQVTDIKQIIKTAWDWHVSHPKGYE, encoded by the coding sequence ATGTCTATTTTAGTTTTAGGTGGAGCTGGCTACATCGGATCTCATGCAGTAGATCAATTAGTCAATAAAGGGTATGAGGTAATTGTTGTTGATAATCTTCAGACGGGTCATAAACAATCAATTCATAAAAAAGCTCAATTTTATCAAGGTGATATTCGAGATAAAGTGTTTATGCAGGATGTGTTCAAAAATGAAAAGATCGATGGTGTGATTCATTTTTCTGCAAGTTCACTAGTTGGTGAATCGGTAGAAAAACCATTGATGTATTTCAATAACAATGTCTACGGAACCCAAATCCTATTGGAAGTAATGGAGGAGTTCGGCGTTAAACATATTGTCTTCTCTTCAACGGCTGCTACCTACGGAGAGCCTAAAGAGATGCCAATCGTAGAAACGATGCCCACAAATCCAGAAAATCCGTATGGCGAAAGCAAATTAATGATGGAAAAAATGATGAAATGGTGTGACGAAGCTTATGGTATGCGTTATGTTGCATTACGTTATTTCAATGTTGCTGGGGCTAAATCAGATGCCTCTATTGGTGAAGATCATGATCCAGAAACTCATTTGATCCCCATCATTTTGCAAACAGCTTTAGGACAAAGAGCGTATTTAGGAATTTATGGTGATGATTATGATACACCAGATGGCACTTGTATTCGTGACTATGTTTATATTGAAGACTTGATTGCGGCTCATATTGCGGCGTTGGAGTATTTACAAAAAGGCAACGAAAGCAATATTTTCAATCTAGGCAGTAATACTGGCTATTCGGTTAAAGAAATGCTTGAAGCAGCTAGAGAAGTGACTGGAAAAGAAATTCCGGCCAAAGTATTACCTCGTCGTTTAGGCGATCCAAGTAAACTGGTAGCCTCAAGTGAAAAAGCCAAAACAATTTTGGGTTGGCAGCCTCAAGTCACAGATATCAAACAGATTATCAAAACGGCTTGGGATTGGCATGTCAGTCATCCAAAAGGATATGAATAA
- a CDS encoding galactokinase, whose translation MENELKERFHSVFGTESKEIYFAPGRINLIGEHTDYNGGHVFPAAITIGTYGVARKREDQTFRLYSENFSELGIIELSLNDLAYKKEDAWANYPKGMIHYLIEQGYAINQGLDILFYGTIPNGAGLSSSASIELLIGVILNNQFALNVKMLDLVVTGKRVENQFIGVNSGIMDQFAIGMGKRDHAILLDTNTLDFELVPAEFGEYAIAIMNTNKRRELADSKYNERRAECELALSRLQSVLPVESLGELTVERFEQNKEVIADECLIKRAKHAVTENQRTIKAKKFLAENDLSSFGQLLNDSHASLKDDYEVTGIELDTLVEEAQKFPGVLGARMTGAGFGGCAIALVKETEMDYFIKQVGQTYQEKIGYPADFYIANVDDGARKL comes from the coding sequence GTGGAAAACGAATTGAAAGAACGATTTCATTCCGTATTTGGAACAGAGTCAAAAGAAATCTATTTTGCTCCTGGAAGAATCAATTTGATTGGAGAACACACTGATTATAATGGTGGTCATGTTTTTCCAGCAGCCATTACGATTGGAACGTACGGGGTAGCTAGAAAACGTGAAGATCAAACGTTTCGTCTTTATTCAGAAAATTTTTCAGAATTAGGAATTATTGAACTTTCTTTAAATGATTTAGCATATAAAAAAGAAGATGCGTGGGCGAATTATCCTAAAGGTATGATCCATTACCTGATCGAACAGGGCTATGCAATCAATCAAGGGTTGGACATTCTTTTTTATGGCACGATCCCAAATGGAGCAGGACTTTCTTCCTCAGCTTCAATCGAATTATTAATTGGAGTTATTTTAAATAATCAATTTGCTTTAAACGTTAAAATGCTAGACTTGGTGGTCACTGGTAAGCGTGTAGAAAATCAATTTATTGGGGTAAATTCAGGGATCATGGATCAGTTTGCGATCGGTATGGGGAAGCGAGATCATGCAATTTTATTAGATACAAATACACTCGATTTCGAATTGGTACCAGCAGAATTTGGCGAGTATGCGATTGCAATCATGAATACAAACAAACGTAGAGAACTAGCGGATTCAAAATATAACGAACGTCGAGCAGAATGTGAATTGGCTTTGAGCCGTTTACAAAGTGTTTTACCGGTTGAATCTTTGGGAGAATTAACAGTAGAACGATTTGAGCAAAATAAAGAAGTCATTGCAGATGAATGTTTGATTAAACGAGCAAAACACGCTGTCACTGAAAATCAGCGAACAATTAAAGCAAAAAAATTCCTTGCAGAAAATGATTTATCAAGTTTTGGTCAATTGTTGAATGATTCACATGCCTCTTTAAAAGATGATTATGAAGTAACTGGAATTGAACTGGATACATTAGTAGAGGAAGCACAGAAATTCCCAGGTGTCTTAGGGGCCCGAATGACAGGCGCCGGATTTGGCGGTTGTGCAATTGCTTTAGTCAAAGAAACAGAGATGGATTATTTTATTAAACAAGTAGGACAAACCTATCAAGAAAAAATTGGCTATCCGGCAGATTTTTATATTGCAAATGTTGATGATGGAGCAAGAAAGCTGTAG
- a CDS encoding DUF3042 family protein yields the protein MKKFISGMLVGTAVTCAAVVGFAATIKKTVLDPIEEKEDMIEENRKKAMRKRISR from the coding sequence ATGAAAAAATTTATTTCAGGAATGCTTGTGGGAACAGCCGTAACTTGCGCTGCTGTTGTCGGATTTGCAGCTACTATCAAAAAAACTGTTCTTGATCCAATCGAAGAAAAAGAAGATATGATTGAGGAAAACCGTAAAAAAGCAATGCGTAAACGTATTTCTCGATAA
- a CDS encoding FAD/NAD(P)-binding protein, with protein sequence MKIAIVGGGPRGLSVLERIVEWSRDEQVIQITMFDPYGPGGKVWREDQPLSLLMNSVASHVTLFTDETLSTKGPIAKGPNLYEWAQGEAIAFIKKHNFENRVALLEECENLGPNDHCSRVFYGLYQKWFYEYIQMRMTEQTSVKFFKDTVRAVKMQDENFLVYTKAVETTVDKVILALGHQENELTGNEKELAHYASEHRLFYSSPKNAADAYLEAITENTSVLIRGLGLVFFDYLNLLTSERGGIFKEQNGELIYYPSGKEPKIIAGSGRGIPYHARGVNQKGYGEEYQPRFLKEKSLNKFKRKGNFSAEQFFELLKKEVEFAYYSALVATNYPKVNQTRFNEEFIRTKGADSVLAKYGILQKDFWDWSALQHPDQSVEAVDSFQKFISDYLHWDFEQAKKGTILGPFAAALDSLKDLRDEVRFMMDHELFTNDEYKKWLWDWFTPLNAFLSIGPPLERIAELKALIKAGIVTLLSPEMEIATDAGWFIGSSRKDPIQKYKTHFLIEARLPKTANQFSLNPLVQQLLRDETACLHQLNLASGEIYQTGALLVERQTNQIQSKTGEVISGLFCYGIPTEGIHWLTAATSRPGTDPWNLREADVIAQTIFEGKLKTKENNK encoded by the coding sequence ATGAAAATCGCGATTGTTGGCGGTGGTCCTCGCGGGCTTTCTGTTTTAGAGAGAATTGTTGAGTGGTCAAGAGATGAACAGGTGATTCAAATTACAATGTTCGATCCTTATGGACCAGGAGGTAAAGTCTGGCGAGAAGACCAGCCATTATCTTTGTTAATGAATTCAGTTGCTTCCCACGTCACTTTATTTACAGATGAAACGTTAAGTACGAAAGGTCCTATAGCAAAGGGGCCCAATTTATATGAATGGGCACAAGGAGAAGCTATCGCTTTTATCAAGAAACACAATTTTGAAAATAGGGTGGCATTGTTGGAAGAGTGCGAAAACTTAGGGCCAAATGATCACTGTTCCCGAGTCTTTTATGGGTTATATCAAAAATGGTTCTATGAATATATTCAGATGAGAATGACTGAACAGACATCGGTAAAATTCTTTAAAGATACGGTTCGAGCTGTAAAAATGCAGGATGAAAATTTTTTAGTTTATACCAAAGCAGTAGAGACAACGGTGGATAAAGTTATCTTAGCATTAGGGCATCAAGAAAATGAACTAACTGGAAACGAAAAAGAGTTAGCTCATTATGCTAGTGAGCATCGCTTATTTTACTCCTCTCCTAAAAATGCAGCAGATGCTTATCTTGAAGCAATCACAGAGAATACATCAGTTTTAATCAGAGGATTAGGGTTGGTTTTTTTCGACTATCTTAACTTGCTAACGAGCGAACGCGGAGGCATATTTAAAGAGCAAAACGGAGAACTTATTTACTATCCTTCTGGAAAAGAACCTAAAATTATTGCAGGATCAGGTAGAGGCATTCCTTACCATGCTAGAGGTGTAAATCAGAAAGGGTATGGCGAAGAATATCAGCCGCGTTTTCTAAAAGAAAAAAGTTTGAATAAGTTTAAAAGAAAAGGCAATTTTTCGGCTGAGCAATTTTTTGAACTATTAAAAAAAGAAGTAGAATTTGCTTATTATTCAGCGCTGGTCGCTACTAATTATCCCAAAGTAAATCAGACTCGTTTCAATGAGGAATTTATCCGAACAAAAGGTGCTGACTCAGTCTTGGCAAAATATGGTATTCTTCAAAAAGACTTTTGGGACTGGTCGGCGCTGCAACATCCAGATCAGAGCGTGGAAGCAGTAGATTCTTTTCAGAAATTTATTAGCGATTATTTGCATTGGGATTTTGAACAGGCAAAAAAAGGCACAATCTTAGGACCTTTTGCAGCGGCATTAGATAGTTTGAAAGATTTGCGAGATGAAGTTCGTTTTATGATGGATCATGAATTATTTACAAATGATGAGTATAAAAAATGGCTGTGGGATTGGTTCACTCCGCTGAATGCCTTTTTATCAATCGGTCCTCCTTTAGAAAGAATAGCAGAGTTGAAAGCGTTGATTAAAGCCGGAATCGTAACGCTTCTTAGCCCTGAAATGGAAATAGCAACAGATGCAGGTTGGTTTATTGGTTCTTCTCGAAAAGACCCGATTCAAAAATATAAAACTCATTTTTTAATTGAAGCAAGATTACCGAAAACGGCAAATCAATTCAGTTTAAATCCATTAGTACAGCAACTTTTAAGAGATGAAACGGCCTGTTTACATCAATTGAACTTAGCCTCAGGTGAAATCTATCAGACGGGTGCACTTTTAGTAGAACGACAAACGAATCAAATACAGTCAAAAACAGGTGAAGTTATTAGTGGATTATTTTGTTATGGTATTCCAACAGAAGGAATTCATTGGTTAACAGCAGCTACTTCTCGACCTGGAACTGATCCATGGAATCTAAGGGAAGCAGATGTGATTGCCCAAACTATTTTTGAAGGTAAACTAAAAACAAAAGAGAACAACAAATGA
- a CDS encoding DUF488 domain-containing protein, whose protein sequence is MIQTKRAYENVSPDDGFRVLVDRIWPRGMSKEKEQLNVWLKDIAPSNELRKWFNHEPDKFPLFKEQYLTELQSGETLVAFQELLKIIKEYPVITLIYSAKDEVHNNARVLKEVLEKNE, encoded by the coding sequence ATGATTCAAACTAAAAGAGCATATGAAAATGTAAGTCCTGATGATGGTTTTCGTGTATTAGTCGATCGCATATGGCCTAGAGGAATGTCAAAAGAAAAAGAACAGTTGAATGTATGGCTTAAAGACATTGCGCCAAGTAATGAGCTCAGAAAGTGGTTTAATCATGAACCAGATAAATTTCCTCTATTCAAAGAACAATATCTGACTGAATTACAATCGGGTGAAACACTTGTTGCATTTCAAGAACTTTTAAAAATTATAAAAGAGTATCCTGTGATTACGCTGATTTATAGTGCAAAGGATGAAGTGCATAATAATGCGAGAGTATTAAAAGAAGTTTTAGAAAAAAATGAGTAA
- a CDS encoding rhodanese-like domain-containing protein: MNVLWIINGVLLTILLAMGINELYLRIMAKRSAKTITEEEFKEGMRKAQIIDVREKDSFDAGHILGARSMPYTTIKTTLNSIRKDQPVYIYDQKKSLSIRTANQLRKNGYKDLYILKGGYEGWTGKTKKKNA; the protein is encoded by the coding sequence ATGAACGTTTTATGGATTATCAACGGTGTTTTATTAACAATTTTATTAGCAATGGGGATCAATGAGCTATACCTTAGAATCATGGCAAAACGCTCTGCCAAAACGATTACAGAAGAAGAATTTAAAGAAGGTATGAGAAAAGCGCAAATCATTGATGTTCGTGAAAAAGACTCATTCGATGCAGGCCATATTCTTGGTGCGCGCAGCATGCCTTATACAACGATCAAAACAACGTTGAATTCAATTCGTAAGGATCAACCTGTCTATATTTATGATCAAAAAAAATCATTAAGTATTCGTACAGCAAATCAATTGCGTAAAAATGGCTATAAAGATCTTTATATTTTAAAGGGCGGCTATGAAGGCTGGACTGGCAAAACGAAAAAGAAAAATGCTTAA
- a CDS encoding ROK family glucokinase — protein MDKKLIGIDLGGTTIKFAILTTNGDIQQKWSIETNILDEGRHIVPDIIESINHRISLYEMKHEDFIGIGMGTPGSVDIKKGTVVGAYNLNWTKKQNVKAQIEEATGIPFVLDNDANVAALGERWKGAGENNPDVVFITLGTGVGGGIIAEGNLLHGVNGCAGEIGHVTVDPGGFECTCGKRGCLETVSSATGVVRVARHMSEEYAGDSKLKQAIDDGQDVSSKDVFDYAKADDPFALMVVDRVCYFLGLAIGNVGNTLNPSSVVIGGGVSAAGEFLRSRVQTYFEEFTFPEVRTSTQVKLAELGNEAGVIGAASLALQFMEKE, from the coding sequence ATGGATAAGAAATTGATTGGGATTGATTTAGGCGGAACAACGATTAAGTTTGCGATTTTAACAACTAACGGAGATATTCAGCAAAAATGGAGTATTGAAACCAATATTCTGGATGAAGGCCGTCATATCGTACCGGATATCATCGAATCAATCAATCACCGAATCTCTCTTTATGAGATGAAACATGAAGATTTTATCGGGATCGGCATGGGCACTCCAGGTAGTGTCGATATTAAAAAAGGGACTGTAGTCGGGGCTTATAATCTTAACTGGACGAAAAAACAAAATGTAAAAGCGCAAATCGAAGAAGCAACAGGTATTCCTTTTGTTTTAGATAATGATGCCAATGTGGCCGCTTTAGGTGAACGTTGGAAAGGCGCTGGTGAAAACAATCCAGATGTTGTTTTCATCACACTTGGTACAGGCGTTGGCGGTGGTATTATTGCAGAGGGCAATTTATTACACGGTGTTAACGGCTGTGCTGGTGAAATTGGTCATGTAACAGTTGATCCTGGTGGATTTGAATGTACTTGTGGTAAACGGGGGTGTCTAGAAACTGTTTCCAGTGCAACAGGAGTTGTTCGGGTTGCTCGACATATGTCAGAAGAATATGCAGGTGATTCTAAGCTAAAACAAGCGATCGATGATGGCCAAGATGTTTCAAGTAAAGATGTCTTTGACTATGCCAAAGCAGATGATCCATTTGCTTTGATGGTAGTGGATCGCGTGTGTTATTTCTTAGGACTTGCAATCGGTAATGTAGGAAATACTTTGAATCCGTCTAGCGTGGTAATTGGCGGCGGAGTTTCTGCTGCTGGTGAGTTTTTACGTAGTCGTGTTCAAACCTATTTTGAAGAATTTACTTTCCCAGAAGTTCGTACTAGCACGCAAGTCAAACTTGCTGAGTTAGGCAATGAAGCAGGCGTTATCGGTGCTGCCTCACTTGCATTACAATTCATGGAGAAAGAGTAA
- a CDS encoding YqgQ family protein — protein sequence METLYDVQQLFKQFGIYIYVGARIYDIELMMIELKNIYEGHLIDRDTYLHARSVLQREHRIEESRATEKGTE from the coding sequence ATGGAAACGCTATATGATGTGCAGCAGTTATTTAAACAGTTCGGTATTTACATTTATGTAGGTGCTAGAATTTATGATATCGAGTTGATGATGATCGAATTGAAAAATATTTATGAAGGTCACTTAATTGATCGAGACACTTACCTCCATGCGAGAAGTGTTTTGCAACGAGAACATCGAATTGAAGAAAGCAGAGCAACTGAGAAAGGAACCGAGTAA
- a CDS encoding rhomboid family intramembrane serine protease translates to MNYQTQMKIKRILKQPLVTYLLLGITTIVFLGMELTGGSENGQVLVNWGAMSRGEILYLHEYWRFFTPMFLHIGWLHFVVNMVTLYYVGSQVESVYGHWRYLLIYLLSGVAGNIISFTFGSPNSISAGASTSLFGLFGAFIILGRHFRNNPAISFMVQRYATFIGINLIFNLFSSSVDIMGHIGGLIGGLLVASALAVPDRSEEFNIHERIIAGIIFVFLLGVCLVLGFKKFGLLV, encoded by the coding sequence ATGAATTATCAAACACAAATGAAAATAAAAAGAATATTGAAACAACCGTTAGTGACATATCTGTTACTTGGAATCACGACGATTGTGTTTCTAGGGATGGAACTGACTGGTGGGTCAGAAAACGGGCAGGTTTTGGTTAACTGGGGAGCGATGTCACGAGGCGAGATTCTTTATTTACATGAATATTGGCGCTTTTTTACTCCGATGTTTTTGCATATCGGTTGGTTGCATTTTGTGGTAAATATGGTGACATTGTATTATGTAGGATCACAAGTTGAGAGTGTTTATGGTCACTGGCGTTATCTTCTTATCTATTTACTGAGTGGTGTAGCTGGAAATATTATTAGTTTTACTTTTGGTTCCCCAAACAGTATTTCAGCGGGTGCAAGTACATCTCTATTTGGTTTATTTGGCGCCTTTATTATCTTAGGTCGTCATTTTAGAAATAATCCGGCGATCTCATTTATGGTTCAGCGTTATGCAACGTTTATTGGTATCAACTTGATTTTTAATTTATTTAGCAGTTCAGTTGATATCATGGGCCATATCGGTGGCTTGATTGGAGGGCTTTTAGTAGCATCTGCTTTAGCTGTACCGGATCGTTCAGAAGAGTTCAATATCCACGAACGAATCATAGCTGGAATCATTTTCGTATTTTTGTTAGGTGTTTGCCTAGTCTTGGGTTTTAAAAAATTCGGTTTACTTGTATAA
- a CDS encoding 5-formyltetrahydrofolate cyclo-ligase, whose translation MEKARLRKLGLTNLKWLYEHPLLKKQKEQAISQALFNDPYWKKAKTIAITKPLDFEFDTHILLDKGLLEEKQVLMPITGSDRQLTFHSVTSETKFEKTAFGVAEPVAAPVVAAEKIDLLVVPGIVFTHEGFRIGFGGGFYDRFLQNYHGETCSLVFSEQIQENWQPESFDLPVKRLFIS comes from the coding sequence GTGGAAAAAGCACGGTTAAGGAAACTAGGTTTAACAAACTTAAAATGGCTTTATGAGCATCCACTATTAAAAAAGCAAAAAGAACAAGCTATTAGTCAAGCTTTGTTCAATGATCCTTATTGGAAAAAGGCAAAAACGATCGCAATCACTAAACCACTAGACTTTGAATTTGATACGCATATTTTGCTTGATAAAGGTTTGTTGGAAGAAAAACAAGTGTTGATGCCGATCACTGGCAGTGATCGGCAGCTGACGTTTCACTCTGTAACGTCTGAAACTAAATTTGAAAAGACCGCATTTGGTGTGGCTGAGCCGGTGGCAGCACCAGTTGTAGCTGCTGAAAAAATCGATTTATTAGTTGTACCGGGGATTGTGTTTACGCATGAAGGGTTTCGAATTGGTTTTGGTGGAGGTTTTTATGATCGTTTTCTTCAAAATTATCATGGTGAAACGTGCAGTTTGGTATTCAGTGAACAAATTCAGGAAAATTGGCAGCCAGAATCTTTCGATTTACCTGTAAAACGATTATTTATCAGCTAG
- a CDS encoding alpha/beta fold hydrolase: MKHNTFLSSDQKTTSHFICWEPERKAIGTFQIIHGMAEYIERYHDFAKYLNDLGFIVVGHDHLGHGESVTEDEPKHGYFGKGESVSFVLEDIHQVKEWIGKNYPDLPHFMLGHSMGSFALRNYLQLYRSEISGAIFMGTGKNAAMLPLALSLTKGLNLAAPEKQNKWLDHMAFGSFSKQFPETGSFNWLSKNQDNVREYEEDPLTGFTFTNNGFYTLFRLVDGANRDGWAQNIDQDLPILVISGEQDPVGDFGKGPRKVAKELDEAGIKDVSLVLFAELRHEILLENEKKEVYKAIGAWLQKRLDSDTKD, encoded by the coding sequence ATGAAGCACAATACTTTTTTGTCATCGGATCAAAAAACAACGAGTCATTTTATCTGCTGGGAGCCTGAACGTAAGGCAATCGGAACTTTCCAGATTATTCATGGAATGGCGGAATATATTGAACGTTATCATGATTTTGCCAAGTATCTAAATGATTTAGGCTTTATTGTTGTAGGTCATGATCATTTAGGGCACGGTGAATCTGTTACAGAAGATGAACCAAAACATGGGTATTTCGGCAAAGGAGAGTCAGTTAGCTTTGTACTAGAAGATATTCATCAGGTCAAAGAATGGATTGGGAAAAATTATCCAGACTTACCGCATTTTATGTTGGGACATAGTATGGGTTCATTTGCTTTACGTAATTATTTACAATTATATAGATCGGAAATCAGTGGTGCTATTTTTATGGGAACGGGTAAAAATGCTGCAATGCTCCCATTAGCTCTTTCTTTAACTAAAGGATTAAATTTAGCGGCGCCAGAAAAACAAAATAAATGGCTGGATCATATGGCCTTTGGTTCTTTTAGCAAACAATTTCCAGAAACAGGTAGTTTTAATTGGCTAAGTAAAAATCAAGATAATGTAAGGGAATATGAAGAGGATCCATTAACTGGTTTTACTTTCACGAATAATGGTTTTTATACGTTATTCCGTTTAGTTGATGGAGCGAATCGCGATGGTTGGGCACAGAATATCGATCAGGATTTACCAATCTTGGTTATCAGCGGTGAACAAGATCCAGTAGGAGATTTTGGTAAAGGGCCTAGAAAGGTCGCGAAAGAATTGGATGAGGCTGGAATCAAGGATGTTTCACTTGTTTTATTTGCAGAACTGCGCCATGAAATTTTATTGGAAAATGAAAAAAAAGAAGTCTATAAAGCAATCGGTGCTTGGTTACAAAAAAGACTTGATTCTGATACAAAAGACTAG
- a CDS encoding AAA family ATPase, translated as MKIQIIGASGTGKSTLENYIAEKEKVKWIDTDCYIWKDETFSENYPIDQRLKMYANDREKYNRFVVSGSVFAWNPTGFNDRDLLVFLTLDDKLRFQRLRQREIERTGESSLWLDMHGNQTNDFLDWCKTYYTANDPSKIGTFAEHTYQMNHSSSPVLKVNSDQSLEELYQTIMRFVIK; from the coding sequence ATGAAAATTCAAATTATCGGAGCATCTGGGACAGGGAAAAGTACCTTAGAAAATTATATAGCCGAAAAAGAAAAAGTGAAGTGGATCGATACTGATTGTTATATTTGGAAAGACGAGACCTTTTCAGAAAATTATCCAATCGATCAGCGACTAAAAATGTACGCCAACGATCGGGAAAAATACAATCGATTTGTTGTTTCTGGCTCTGTATTTGCATGGAATCCTACTGGCTTTAACGATCGAGATTTATTGGTTTTTCTCACTTTGGATGACAAACTACGATTCCAACGCCTAAGACAACGAGAGATAGAGAGGACTGGTGAATCTTCTTTGTGGTTAGACATGCACGGAAATCAAACTAATGACTTTTTAGATTGGTGTAAAACATATTATACTGCTAACGATCCATCCAAAATTGGAACATTTGCGGAACATACTTACCAAATGAACCATTCTAGTAGTCCTGTTTTAAAAGTAAACAGTGATCAGTCCTTAGAAGAACTTTACCAAACAATCATGCGGTTCGTAATAAAATAG